In a genomic window of Acidobacteriota bacterium:
- the kdsA gene encoding 3-deoxy-8-phosphooctulonate synthase, producing the protein MTAPARTVTIAPGIVIGPGRPLALMAGPCVIESDDLMMRVAEKMVAMTAKLKLPYIFKSSFEKDNRSNEVFYRGPGLEKGLALLARVKKEFGVPVVSDIHRETDLKAAAEVLDILQIPAFLCQQTSLLLAAGKTGKPVNVKKGQFMSPDNMKGAVSKILSTGNDRILLCERGTLFGYNNLVNDFTAIPVMQDTGCPVVYDATHSVRRYGIPSSDPAGGKPQYVPYLVRCGVAAGCDALFMETHPDPPKALCDASSQYPLDRMETLLEQACRISEIAR; encoded by the coding sequence ATGACCGCCCCCGCCCGCACCGTCACCATCGCCCCCGGCATCGTCATCGGCCCAGGGCGCCCCCTCGCGCTGATGGCGGGGCCGTGCGTCATCGAGTCGGACGACCTGATGATGCGCGTCGCCGAGAAGATGGTCGCGATGACCGCGAAGCTGAAGCTGCCCTACATCTTCAAGTCGAGCTTCGAGAAGGACAACCGCAGCAACGAGGTCTTCTACCGCGGCCCCGGCCTCGAGAAGGGGCTCGCCCTCCTCGCACGCGTGAAGAAGGAGTTCGGCGTCCCCGTCGTCTCGGACATCCACCGCGAGACCGACCTCAAAGCCGCGGCCGAGGTCCTCGACATCCTCCAGATCCCCGCCTTCCTCTGCCAGCAGACGTCGCTGCTTCTTGCCGCCGGAAAGACGGGGAAGCCCGTGAACGTGAAGAAGGGGCAGTTCATGTCCCCCGACAACATGAAGGGGGCGGTGAGCAAGATCCTCAGCACGGGAAACGATCGCATTCTCCTGTGCGAGCGCGGGACCCTCTTCGGCTACAACAACCTCGTGAACGACTTCACGGCGATCCCCGTCATGCAGGACACCGGCTGCCCCGTCGTCTACGACGCGACGCACTCGGTGAGGCGGTACGGGATCCCGAGCTCGGATCCCGCGGGAGGGAAGCCGCAGTACGTGCCGTACCTGGTGCGCTGCGGCGTCGCCGCCGGGTGCGACGCCCTCTTCATGGAGACGCACCCCGATCCGCCGAAGGCCCTCTGCGACGCCTCGAGCCAGTACCCGCTCGATCGGATGGAGACGCTCCTCGAGCAGGCGTGCCGCATCTCCGAGATCGCGCGGTAG
- a CDS encoding SRPBCC family protein: MLKKILVGVVVLIAALVVVIALQPDHYSVSRSASIAAPASAVFARVNDLAAWDAWSPWKKLDPLARITISSPSAGQGASMSWAGNSEIGEGTMTILESRPDALVVSEQKFVKPFEGTARSHFTFAAEGSGTKVTWTMEGENNFIGKAVCLVMNMDKTIGPAFEEGLGNLKGVAEKGR; this comes from the coding sequence ATGCTGAAGAAGATTCTCGTCGGGGTCGTCGTCCTCATCGCGGCGCTGGTCGTCGTCATCGCGCTGCAGCCCGATCACTACTCGGTGTCGCGGTCGGCGTCGATCGCGGCGCCTGCATCGGCGGTCTTCGCGCGGGTGAACGATCTCGCGGCGTGGGACGCCTGGTCGCCGTGGAAGAAGCTGGATCCTCTGGCGCGGATCACGATCTCGTCGCCGTCGGCTGGGCAGGGGGCCTCGATGTCGTGGGCGGGGAACTCGGAGATCGGCGAGGGGACGATGACGATCCTCGAGAGCCGTCCCGACGCGCTCGTCGTCTCGGAGCAGAAGTTCGTGAAGCCGTTCGAAGGGACGGCGCGCTCACACTTCACGTTCGCCGCTGAGGGGAGCGGAACGAAGGTCACCTGGACGATGGAGGGGGAGAACAACTTCATCGGCAAGGCGGTCTGCCTCGTCATGAACATGGACAAGACGATCGGGCCGGCGTTCGAGGAGGGGCTGGGAAACCTCAAGGGGGTGGCGGAGAAAGGGCGTTGA